ACCAGGGGCGCCCCTTCGGAGACCCCTGGATGCTCTTGACCGCGGCTGCGCTGGCGACCTCCCGGATCCGGCTGGGCACCCTGCTGACGCCGGTCCCCCGTTACCGTCCGCAGCAACTCGCTCGCCATGTGGCCACCCTGGACTACTTCAGCGGCGGCCGGGTGATCTTTGCAGCAGGTCTGGGCGGTCCGATCGAGGACGAATACCACAGCTTCGGCGACGCCGCCGAGCCACGCCTCCTCGCCGAGCGGCTGGAGGAGGGACTGGAGCTGTTGAGGCGCTTCTGGTCCGGCGAGCCGGTGAACCACCACGGCCGGCACTACGAGGCCCGAGACGTGACACTGCTGCCCGCCACCGTGCAGCGGCCCGGTCCACCGGTGTGGATCGGCGGGTTCTGGCCGCGTCGCCCGCCCATGCGGCGGGCAGCGCGGTGGGACGGCGTGGTGCCGCTCTTCGAGACGGCCCGGCATGGTCATGTGCCGGATGTGGCCGAGGTGCGGGATCTGGTCGGCTATGTGCGCAAACACCGTGCAACTGGGGCGGAGGATCCCTTCGAGTTCGTGCTCGGCGGTGCCACGCCCCCGGACGCGGCCAAGGCCAAGGACGTGATCGGTCCGCTGCACGACGCCGGCGCCACTTGGTGGGACGAGCGACAGGTCCAGACCGGCCCAGACCTGGACCGCCTGCCTCCAGTACTCCAGCGCATTGAGGCAGGGCCGCCGGTGGTTTGATCAGCCGTTCGCGGGTGTGCCGGGCTTGTCGCTGGGTCCCTTGGGGCGCTTGTTGGTCCGGTAGCTGGGGCCGTTCATGATGACCTGTTGGCTGGCGTTGATCAGCCGGTCCAGCAGCGACTCGGCGACGACGGGGTTGGGGAAGAGGGGATACCAGTCGCTGGGCGCCCTGTTGCTGGTGATGATCAGGGACCGGCCCTGCCGTTCGGAGACGAGTTCGTAGAGGTCGTCGGCCTGGGACGCGGACAGCTGGCGCATGGCGAAGTCGTCGAGGATGAGCAGGTCAGGGCGGATGAGTTCGCGGATGCGCTTATCCCAGGTGCGGTCGGCGTGGCCGCCGGCGAGCTCGGCGAGAATGCACGACCTCGTGGAACAACGACCGCGACACCGCGACCCTGCGCTCCGACCGCGGCCGTCTCGTCGACGAGGAGTCCTGGGGCCCCGCCACCACGGCCGCTCCGGCGACGAGGAGTCCTGGGGTCACCACCGCCACGGCGACTTCCGTCGCTGACCCACCCGCCCTCCCGCAGGGCACAGCCACAGGGTGATCACTCGGTGGCGTGACAGTCGGCGGCGCGCGACCCGGTGGTGCGGTCGCGCGCCGCTTCACGTTCGGCGGCCTCCTGCATGCCGGGGGAGGCCCGGGTTTCGTAGGCGGGAGGTGCTCGGGGCTCACGCCATCTCCCGACCTTGCCGACTGGTGTGCCCTTGAGAGCGACGGTATGCGCCGCCGTGATCTGCTTCCACCG
This Streptomyces sp. NBC_00377 DNA region includes the following protein-coding sequences:
- a CDS encoding LLM class flavin-dependent oxidoreductase, encoding MRFSINIPNFGDFADPRNVATVAAAAEQAGWDGLFVWDHVLHRQHQGRPFGDPWMLLTAAALATSRIRLGTLLTPVPRYRPQQLARHVATLDYFSGGRVIFAAGLGGPIEDEYHSFGDAAEPRLLAERLEEGLELLRRFWSGEPVNHHGRHYEARDVTLLPATVQRPGPPVWIGGFWPRRPPMRRAARWDGVVPLFETARHGHVPDVAEVRDLVGYVRKHRATGAEDPFEFVLGGATPPDAAKAKDVIGPLHDAGATWWDERQVQTGPDLDRLPPVLQRIEAGPPVV